A window of the Amycolatopsis solani genome harbors these coding sequences:
- the rpsL gene encoding 30S ribosomal protein S12, translated as MPTIQQLVRKGRQDKAAKQKTAALKGSPQRRGVCTRVYTTTPKKPNSALRKVARVKLTSGIEVTAYIPGEGHNLQEHSMVLVRGGRVKDLPGVRYKIIRGSLDTQGVKNRKQARSRYGAKKEKS; from the coding sequence TTGCCCACGATCCAGCAGCTGGTCCGCAAGGGCCGCCAGGACAAGGCTGCCAAGCAGAAGACCGCGGCCCTCAAGGGGAGCCCGCAGCGGCGCGGCGTGTGCACCCGCGTGTACACGACCACCCCCAAGAAGCCGAACTCGGCGCTGCGCAAGGTCGCGCGTGTGAAGCTGACCAGCGGCATCGAGGTCACCGCCTACATCCCCGGTGAGGGCCACAACCTGCAGGAGCACTCGATGGTGCTCGTGCGTGGTGGTCGTGTGAAGGACCTTCCGGGTGTCCGTTACAAGATCATCCGCGGCTCGCTCGACACGCAGGGTGTCAAGAACCGCAAGCAGGCGCGCAGCCGGTACGGCGCGAAGAAGGAGAAGAGCTAA
- a CDS encoding M15 family metallopeptidase: MPIFRALAAVTLAAATALAVPSAAQATSTGFVALADVAPSILQDMRYATQHNFVGRRVDGYLAPSCLLTRQAADGLRKAQHELRKQGYTLKVYDCYRPQRAVDHFVRWAKDLADEKMKAEFYPNVAKDRLFADGYIAEKSGHSRGSTMDLTIVKLPPRFQRPYFPGEPLEPCFAPRRFPDNTVDMGTGYDCFDPLAHTDNPAITGVAREHRQLLKTTMAAAGFRNLPEEWWHFTLNDEPFPDTYFDFPVTRHASR, translated from the coding sequence ATGCCGATCTTCCGGGCGCTCGCCGCCGTCACCCTCGCCGCCGCCACGGCCCTCGCCGTCCCCAGCGCGGCGCAGGCCACGTCCACCGGCTTCGTCGCGCTCGCCGACGTCGCCCCCTCGATCCTGCAGGACATGCGCTACGCGACGCAGCACAACTTCGTCGGCCGGCGCGTCGACGGCTACCTCGCACCCAGCTGCCTGCTGACCCGCCAGGCCGCCGACGGGCTGCGGAAGGCCCAGCACGAACTGCGCAAGCAGGGCTACACCCTCAAGGTCTACGACTGCTACCGCCCGCAGCGCGCGGTCGACCACTTCGTGCGGTGGGCGAAGGACCTCGCCGACGAGAAGATGAAGGCCGAGTTCTACCCGAACGTCGCCAAGGACCGGCTCTTCGCCGACGGGTACATCGCCGAGAAGTCCGGGCACAGCCGCGGCAGCACCATGGACCTCACCATCGTGAAGCTCCCGCCGCGGTTCCAGCGGCCGTACTTCCCCGGTGAGCCGCTCGAGCCGTGCTTCGCGCCGCGGCGGTTCCCGGACAACACGGTCGACATGGGCACCGGCTACGACTGCTTCGACCCCTTGGCCCACACCGACAACCCGGCGATCACGGGGGTCGCCCGGGAGCACCGTCAGCTGCTGAAGACCACGATGGCGGCGGCGGGGTTCCGGAACCTGCCCGAGGAGTGGTGGCACTTCACGCTGAACGACGAGCCGTTCCCGGACACCTACTTCGACTTCCCGGTGACCCGCCACGCCTCGCGCTGA
- a CDS encoding GNAT family N-acetyltransferase, translating to MDWKITRVDVTHPDAVAIMREYMDEVASRYFGRPVTEAELTRYVAEAPGTDLVPPTGAFFLGRRDGEVAGCAGFRVVAAGITELTKVFVKPAHRGSGGAPALVAAAEEAARGFGSALMRLDTRHDLVEARALYAKIGYDEVEPFNDGQFAEHWFAKALS from the coding sequence GTGGACTGGAAGATCACCCGGGTCGACGTCACCCACCCGGACGCCGTCGCGATCATGCGCGAGTACATGGACGAAGTCGCTTCGCGCTATTTCGGGCGCCCCGTCACGGAAGCCGAGCTCACGCGGTACGTGGCCGAGGCGCCGGGCACGGACCTGGTGCCGCCGACCGGGGCGTTCTTCCTCGGCAGGCGGGACGGCGAAGTCGCGGGCTGCGCCGGGTTCCGCGTCGTCGCGGCCGGGATCACCGAGCTGACGAAGGTCTTCGTCAAGCCGGCCCACCGCGGCAGCGGCGGCGCGCCCGCGCTGGTGGCGGCGGCCGAGGAGGCGGCCCGCGGGTTCGGCTCCGCGCTCATGCGGCTCGACACCCGCCACGACCTCGTCGAAGCCCGCGCGCTCTACGCGAAGATCGGCTACGACGAGGTCGAGCCCTTCAACGACGGGCAGTTCGCCGAGCACTGGTTCGCGAAGGCGCTCAGCTGA
- the rpsG gene encoding 30S ribosomal protein S7, protein MPRKGPAPKRPLISDPVYASPLVTQLVNKVLKDGKRSLAERIVYGALEGAREKTGTDPVVTLKRALDNVKPTIEVKSRRVGGATYQVPIEVKPGRSTTLALRWLVSFSQARREKTMIERLQNELLDASNGLGASVKRREDTHKMAESNRAFAHYRW, encoded by the coding sequence ATGCCCCGCAAGGGTCCGGCCCCGAAGCGGCCGCTGATCTCCGACCCCGTCTACGCCTCCCCGCTGGTCACCCAGCTGGTGAACAAGGTGCTGAAGGACGGGAAGCGGTCCCTGGCCGAGCGCATCGTGTACGGCGCGCTCGAAGGCGCTCGCGAGAAGACGGGCACCGACCCGGTCGTCACGCTGAAGCGCGCCCTCGACAACGTGAAGCCCACCATCGAGGTGAAGAGCCGCCGCGTCGGTGGCGCCACCTACCAGGTGCCGATCGAGGTCAAGCCGGGCCGCTCCACGACGCTGGCCCTGCGCTGGCTGGTCTCCTTCTCGCAGGCTCGCCGCGAGAAGACGATGATCGAGCGCCTGCAGAACGAGCTCCTGGACGCTTCCAACGGCCTCGGTGCCTCCGTGAAGCGTCGCGAAGACACGCACAAGATGGCCGAGTCCAACCGGGCCTTCGCGCACTACCGCTGGTGA
- the fusA gene encoding elongation factor G: MAREVLTDLNKVRNIGIMAHIDAGKTTTTERILFYTGVNYKIGEVHDGAATMDWMEEEQKRGITITSAATTTFWDDHQINIIDTPGHVDFTVEVERNLRVLDGAVAVFDGKEGVEPQSEQVWRQADKYDVPRICFVNKMDKLGADFYYTVKTIVERLGVRPLVIQLPIGAENNFEGVVDLVRMKALTWRGEVQKGEDYSVEDIPAELAELAAEYREKLVETVAEADDALMEKFLEGEELTEAEIKSGIRKLTITSQVFPVLAGSAFKNKGVQPMLDAVIDYLPTPLDVPAVEGLLPDGETVASRKASVDEPFAALAFKIAAHPFFGKLTYIRVYSGKVAAGAQVINATKERKERIGKIFQMHSNKENPVDDAQVGHIYAVIGLKDTTTGDTLADPQNPIVLESMTFPEPVIRVAIEPKTKADQEKLSLAIQKLAEEDPTFQVKLDEDTGQTIIAGMGELHLEVLVNRMKSDYKVEANIGKPQVAYRETIKKTVDKLDYVHKKQTGGSGQFAKVIVKLEPLERTDGALYEFDNKVSGGRVPREYIPSVDAGAQDAMQYGVLAGYPLVGLKFTLLDGAYHEVDSSEMAFKIAGSMAMKEAAKKAHPVILEPMMAVEVTTPEDYMGDVIGDLNSRRGQIQAMEERSGIRVVKALVPLSEMFGYVGDLRSRTQGRANYSMLFDSYAEVPANVAKEIIAKATGE, from the coding sequence GTGGCACGTGAAGTGCTGACCGACCTGAACAAGGTCCGCAACATCGGCATCATGGCCCACATCGACGCCGGCAAGACCACCACCACCGAGCGGATCCTGTTCTACACCGGGGTCAACTACAAGATCGGTGAAGTCCACGACGGCGCCGCCACCATGGACTGGATGGAGGAGGAGCAGAAGCGGGGTATCACCATCACCTCGGCTGCGACCACCACCTTCTGGGACGACCACCAGATCAACATCATCGACACCCCCGGGCACGTCGACTTCACCGTCGAGGTGGAGCGCAACCTCCGGGTGCTCGATGGCGCGGTCGCGGTGTTCGACGGCAAGGAAGGCGTCGAGCCGCAGTCCGAGCAGGTCTGGCGGCAGGCGGACAAGTACGACGTCCCGCGCATCTGCTTCGTCAACAAGATGGACAAGCTGGGCGCGGACTTCTACTACACCGTGAAGACCATCGTGGAGCGCCTCGGCGTCCGCCCGCTGGTCATCCAGCTGCCGATCGGCGCCGAGAACAACTTCGAAGGCGTCGTCGACCTCGTCCGCATGAAGGCGCTGACCTGGCGCGGCGAGGTCCAGAAGGGCGAGGACTACTCGGTCGAGGACATCCCGGCCGAGCTGGCCGAGCTGGCCGCCGAGTACCGCGAGAAGCTCGTCGAGACCGTCGCCGAGGCGGACGACGCGCTGATGGAGAAGTTCCTCGAGGGTGAGGAGCTCACGGAAGCCGAGATCAAGTCCGGCATCCGCAAGCTCACGATCACCAGCCAGGTCTTCCCGGTGCTGGCCGGTTCCGCGTTCAAGAACAAGGGCGTGCAGCCCATGCTCGACGCGGTCATCGACTACCTGCCGACCCCGCTGGACGTCCCGGCCGTCGAGGGCCTGCTGCCCGACGGCGAGACCGTGGCCTCCCGCAAGGCGTCGGTGGACGAGCCGTTCGCCGCGCTCGCGTTCAAGATCGCCGCGCACCCGTTCTTCGGCAAGTTGACCTACATCCGGGTGTACTCGGGCAAGGTCGCCGCCGGCGCTCAGGTCATCAACGCGACCAAGGAGCGCAAGGAGCGCATCGGGAAGATCTTCCAGATGCACTCCAACAAGGAGAACCCGGTCGACGACGCCCAGGTCGGCCACATCTACGCGGTCATCGGGCTGAAGGACACCACCACGGGTGACACCCTGGCGGACCCGCAGAACCCGATCGTGCTGGAGTCGATGACGTTCCCCGAGCCGGTCATCCGGGTCGCGATCGAACCGAAGACGAAGGCCGACCAGGAGAAGCTGTCCCTGGCGATCCAGAAGCTGGCCGAAGAGGACCCGACGTTCCAGGTCAAGCTGGACGAGGACACCGGCCAGACGATCATCGCGGGTATGGGTGAGCTGCACCTCGAGGTGCTGGTGAACCGGATGAAGTCCGACTACAAGGTCGAGGCGAACATCGGCAAGCCGCAGGTCGCCTACCGCGAGACGATCAAGAAGACGGTCGACAAGCTCGACTACGTCCACAAGAAGCAGACCGGTGGTTCCGGCCAGTTCGCGAAGGTCATCGTGAAGCTGGAGCCGCTCGAGCGCACCGACGGCGCGCTCTACGAGTTCGACAACAAGGTGTCCGGTGGCCGCGTGCCGCGGGAGTACATCCCGTCGGTCGACGCGGGCGCGCAGGACGCGATGCAGTACGGCGTCCTGGCCGGCTACCCGCTCGTCGGGTTGAAGTTCACCCTGTTGGACGGTGCTTACCACGAGGTCGACTCTTCGGAGATGGCGTTCAAGATCGCCGGTTCCATGGCGATGAAGGAAGCCGCGAAGAAGGCCCACCCCGTGATCCTGGAGCCGATGATGGCGGTCGAGGTGACCACGCCCGAGGACTACATGGGTGACGTCATCGGTGACCTCAACTCCCGCCGTGGTCAGATCCAGGCCATGGAGGAGCGGTCGGGCATCCGCGTCGTGAAGGCGCTGGTCCCGCTGTCGGAGATGTTCGGCTACGTCGGCGACCTGCGGTCCCGCACCCAGGGCCGGGCGAACTACTCCATGTTGTTCGACTCCTACGCCGAGGTTCCCGCGAACGTCGCGAAGGAAATCATCGCGAAGGCGACGGGGGAGTAA
- the rplC gene encoding 50S ribosomal protein L3 — MSDRQMKGILGTKLGMTQVFDEQNRVVPVTVVKAGPNVVTQVRTQEKDGYKAVQLAFGAVDPRKVNKPRTGHYDKAGVTPRRFLAELRTTDAETYEIGQEITAEVFAAGVEVDVTGTSKGKGYAGVMKRHGFKGQGASHGAQAVHRKPGSIGGCATPGRVFKGLRMAGRMGNDRVTTQNLTVHAVRAEDGLLLIKGAVPGPKGGLLFVRSAAKGGNSE, encoded by the coding sequence ATGTCTGACAGGCAAATGAAGGGCATCCTGGGCACCAAGCTCGGCATGACCCAGGTCTTCGACGAGCAGAACCGGGTCGTCCCGGTCACCGTCGTGAAGGCCGGTCCGAACGTGGTCACCCAGGTTCGGACCCAGGAGAAGGACGGCTACAAGGCCGTGCAGCTGGCGTTCGGCGCGGTCGACCCGCGCAAGGTGAACAAGCCGCGCACCGGCCACTACGACAAGGCGGGCGTGACCCCGCGGCGCTTCCTCGCGGAGCTGCGTACCACCGACGCCGAGACCTACGAGATCGGTCAGGAGATCACCGCTGAGGTGTTCGCCGCCGGCGTCGAGGTCGACGTGACCGGTACCAGCAAGGGCAAGGGCTACGCCGGTGTCATGAAGCGCCACGGTTTCAAGGGCCAGGGCGCGAGCCACGGTGCCCAGGCCGTGCACCGCAAGCCGGGTTCCATCGGTGGCTGCGCCACCCCCGGCCGCGTCTTCAAGGGCCTGCGCATGGCGGGCCGGATGGGCAACGACCGGGTCACCACGCAGAACCTGACCGTGCACGCCGTGCGTGCCGAGGACGGCCTGCTGCTGATCAAGGGCGCCGTGCCCGGTCCCAAGGGCGGCCTGCTGTTCGTGCGCAGCGCCGCGAAGGGTGGTAACTCCGAATGA
- a CDS encoding zinc ribbon domain-containing protein, which produces MADSVPFTDNFSDLSNTQGYQFEFRCERCGNGFRSAFQRDNVETGRSVLRAVGSFFGGTLRDLSNSADQWRYDRATNSPAKDKALAAAVQEITPSFRQCRGCGDWMCHDQCWNEEIGQCLRCSPSVAEEISRAQASAQRDQIWDKAREKDWTTDLDLDTRAKVTCPGCGLKANGGKFCSSCGTSLALKVRCGGCGSEGNKPGALFCSDCGSKL; this is translated from the coding sequence GTGGCTGACTCTGTGCCCTTCACGGACAACTTCTCCGACCTCTCGAACACGCAGGGGTACCAGTTCGAGTTCCGCTGCGAGCGCTGCGGGAACGGCTTCCGCTCCGCGTTCCAGCGCGACAACGTCGAGACCGGGCGAAGCGTGCTTCGCGCCGTGGGCTCGTTCTTCGGCGGCACCCTGCGCGACCTGAGCAACTCGGCCGACCAGTGGCGCTACGACCGCGCGACCAACTCGCCCGCCAAGGACAAGGCGCTCGCCGCCGCCGTCCAGGAGATCACCCCGAGCTTCCGCCAGTGCCGAGGCTGCGGGGACTGGATGTGCCACGACCAGTGCTGGAACGAGGAGATCGGCCAGTGCCTGCGCTGCTCGCCGAGCGTCGCGGAGGAGATTTCGCGCGCCCAGGCGTCGGCCCAGCGCGACCAGATCTGGGACAAGGCCCGCGAGAAGGACTGGACCACCGACCTCGACCTCGACACCCGCGCGAAGGTCACCTGCCCCGGCTGCGGCCTGAAGGCGAACGGCGGCAAGTTCTGCTCGTCCTGCGGCACGTCCCTGGCCCTCAAGGTCCGCTGCGGCGGCTGCGGGAGCGAGGGCAACAAGCCGGGCGCGCTGTTCTGCTCGGACTGCGGCAGCAAACTCTGA
- a CDS encoding WXG100 family type VII secretion target, which yields MAEFQDVASGVSVKSDDPNTVLGVNVDNAVKAVPFVGSAVTVGKDVGSVYQAVTAPHPDGVDIALGVATIASDTTSFIQSSASTITDIATDPLGWLVGQGLNFLISAVQPIQDAIHFVSGDGPALATAAGNFGAIATGLDELAKNFAAVADTSLSAWHGDAGDAARKSLGEFAHGIAGVSAKSGDMAQMLQLSSMLMSFIEDLIKAILTELITWLIMIWIPALAAAVPTCGASVATAGTASEVKLGTTAAKTTKKVSKVRELLQKILDWLQKMKAKLAASKLGKVFTEGKTADKLREIAEGNAGKSVVDKLKGAEGMIGKRAGKNALSEIAKKTGEAAAKGVIGYNPAKPGDNPAKTLNDHLGKLNSHVKNAKKASDYGETGRNQSDDETREDLDF from the coding sequence ATGGCGGAGTTCCAGGACGTCGCGAGCGGCGTCAGCGTGAAGAGCGACGATCCGAACACCGTGCTCGGGGTGAACGTCGACAACGCGGTCAAGGCCGTCCCGTTCGTCGGCAGCGCCGTGACCGTCGGCAAGGACGTCGGTTCCGTGTACCAGGCGGTCACCGCGCCCCACCCCGACGGCGTCGACATCGCGCTCGGGGTCGCCACGATCGCGAGCGACACGACGTCGTTCATCCAGTCGAGCGCCAGCACCATCACCGACATCGCCACCGACCCGCTCGGCTGGCTGGTCGGGCAGGGGCTGAACTTCCTGATCAGCGCCGTCCAGCCGATCCAGGACGCGATCCACTTCGTCAGCGGCGACGGGCCCGCGCTCGCCACCGCGGCCGGCAACTTCGGCGCCATCGCCACCGGGCTGGACGAGCTGGCGAAGAACTTCGCCGCGGTCGCCGACACGTCGCTGTCGGCATGGCACGGCGACGCCGGTGACGCCGCCCGGAAGTCGCTGGGCGAGTTCGCCCACGGCATCGCCGGCGTCTCCGCGAAATCCGGCGACATGGCGCAGATGCTGCAGCTGAGCAGCATGCTGATGAGCTTCATCGAGGACCTGATCAAGGCGATCCTCACCGAGCTGATCACCTGGCTGATCATGATCTGGATCCCGGCGCTCGCGGCCGCGGTGCCCACCTGCGGGGCGTCGGTCGCCACCGCGGGCACGGCGTCGGAGGTCAAGCTCGGCACGACCGCCGCGAAGACGACCAAGAAGGTCTCGAAGGTCCGCGAACTGCTGCAGAAGATCCTCGACTGGCTGCAGAAGATGAAGGCCAAGCTCGCGGCCTCGAAGCTGGGCAAGGTGTTCACCGAAGGCAAGACCGCGGACAAGCTCAGGGAGATCGCCGAGGGCAACGCGGGCAAGAGCGTGGTCGACAAGCTCAAGGGCGCCGAGGGCATGATCGGCAAGCGGGCCGGGAAGAACGCCCTGTCCGAGATCGCGAAGAAGACCGGCGAGGCCGCGGCCAAGGGCGTCATCGGGTACAACCCGGCCAAGCCCGGCGACAACCCGGCCAAGACGCTCAACGACCACCTCGGCAAGCTCAACAGCCACGTCAAGAACGCCAAGAAGGCGAGCGACTACGGCGAGACCGGCCGGAACCAATCCGACGACGAGACGCGCGAGGACTTGGACTTCTGA
- a CDS encoding YbaB/EbfC family nucleoid-associated protein, whose amino-acid sequence MAAEFDQLVTEFERFQSSIRNVDDRFAGLGAMQQELSELRAGASSPDGGVTVVTGPGGAVLDVKFTDAALAKGPQALSAALMATLREAVGEAARRQAVLVQEHLGDDLGLVDQVLETQAEAFGTTVEEMRSKLAEEPPRAAAPEDFSEERVLRPAEDAPPPTAPPSGGGSAGDAFLRNLFDEED is encoded by the coding sequence ATGGCGGCCGAGTTCGACCAGCTGGTGACCGAGTTCGAACGGTTCCAGTCGAGCATCCGGAACGTCGACGACCGGTTCGCCGGGCTCGGCGCGATGCAGCAGGAGCTGTCCGAACTGCGGGCGGGTGCCTCGTCACCGGACGGGGGCGTGACCGTGGTCACCGGGCCGGGTGGGGCGGTGCTCGACGTCAAGTTCACCGACGCCGCGCTCGCGAAGGGGCCGCAGGCGCTGTCCGCGGCCCTGATGGCGACCTTGCGGGAGGCGGTCGGCGAAGCGGCCCGGCGGCAGGCCGTGCTCGTCCAGGAGCACCTCGGCGACGACCTCGGTCTCGTCGACCAGGTCCTGGAGACGCAGGCGGAAGCGTTCGGAACCACCGTCGAGGAAATGCGGTCGAAGCTGGCGGAAGAGCCGCCGCGGGCGGCCGCGCCGGAGGACTTCTCCGAGGAGCGGGTGCTGCGCCCGGCCGAGGACGCCCCGCCGCCGACGGCACCGCCGTCGGGTGGCGGGTCCGCGGGTGACGCCTTCCTGCGGAACCTGTTCGACGAGGAGGACTGA
- the rpsJ gene encoding 30S ribosomal protein S10: MAGQKIRIRLKAYDHEAIDTSARKIVETVTRTGARVVGPVPLPTEKNVYCVIRSPHKYKDSREHFEMRTHKRLIDILDPTPKTVDALMRIDLPASVDVNIQ, from the coding sequence ATGGCGGGACAGAAGATCCGCATCCGGCTCAAGGCCTACGACCACGAGGCGATCGACACCTCGGCGCGCAAGATCGTGGAGACGGTCACGCGCACCGGCGCCCGGGTTGTCGGGCCGGTGCCGCTGCCCACCGAGAAGAACGTTTACTGCGTCATCCGCTCGCCGCACAAGTACAAGGACTCGCGCGAGCACTTCGAGATGCGCACGCACAAGCGTCTGATCGACATCCTCGACCCGACGCCGAAGACGGTCGACGCGCTCATGCGCATCGATCTGCCGGCGAGCGTCGACGTCAACATCCAGTAG
- the tuf gene encoding elongation factor Tu, translating to MAKAKFERTKPHVNIGTIGHVDHGKTTLTAAITKVLHDKYPELNESRAFDQIDNAPEEKQRGITINISHVEYQTEKRHYAHVDAPGHADYIKNMITGAAQMDGAILVVAATDGPMPQTREHVLLARQVGVPYIVVALNKADMVDDEEILELVELEVRELLSSQEFPGDDAPVVRVSGLKALEGDEKWAEAVLELMSAVDNNVPDPVRELDKPFLMPIEDVFTITGRGTVVTGRVERGQINVNEEVEIVGIREKSTKTTVTGVEMFRKLLDSGQAGDNVGLLVRGIKREDVERGQVVVKPGTTTPHTDFEGRVYILSKDEGGRHTPFFNNYRPQFYFRTTDVTGVVTLPEGTEMVMPGDNTDITVALIQPVAMDEGLRFAIREGGRTVGAGQVTKINK from the coding sequence GTGGCGAAGGCGAAATTCGAGCGGACCAAGCCGCACGTCAACATCGGCACCATCGGCCACGTTGACCACGGCAAGACGACTCTGACCGCGGCGATCACCAAGGTGCTGCACGACAAGTACCCGGAGCTGAACGAGTCGCGGGCGTTCGACCAGATCGACAACGCGCCGGAAGAGAAGCAGCGCGGCATCACGATCAACATCTCGCACGTCGAGTACCAGACCGAGAAGCGTCACTACGCGCACGTCGACGCCCCCGGTCACGCTGACTACATCAAGAACATGATCACCGGTGCCGCGCAGATGGACGGCGCGATCCTGGTCGTGGCCGCCACCGACGGCCCGATGCCGCAGACCCGTGAGCACGTGCTGCTCGCCCGCCAGGTCGGCGTGCCCTACATCGTGGTCGCGCTGAACAAGGCCGACATGGTCGACGACGAGGAGATCCTGGAGCTCGTCGAGCTCGAGGTCCGCGAGCTGCTGTCCTCGCAGGAGTTCCCCGGCGACGACGCCCCGGTCGTGCGCGTGTCCGGTCTCAAGGCCCTCGAGGGCGACGAGAAGTGGGCCGAGGCCGTTCTCGAGCTGATGAGCGCCGTCGACAACAACGTGCCGGACCCGGTGCGCGAGCTCGACAAGCCGTTCCTGATGCCGATCGAGGACGTCTTCACCATCACCGGTCGTGGCACCGTGGTGACCGGTCGCGTCGAGCGCGGCCAGATCAACGTCAACGAAGAGGTCGAGATCGTGGGTATCCGCGAGAAGTCGACCAAGACCACCGTCACCGGTGTCGAGATGTTCCGCAAGCTGCTCGACTCGGGCCAGGCGGGCGACAACGTCGGCCTCCTCGTCCGCGGCATCAAGCGCGAGGACGTCGAGCGCGGCCAGGTCGTCGTGAAGCCGGGCACCACCACCCCGCACACCGACTTCGAGGGCCGGGTCTACATCCTGTCGAAGGACGAGGGTGGCCGTCACACCCCGTTCTTCAACAACTACCGCCCGCAGTTCTACTTCCGCACCACCGACGTGACCGGCGTCGTGACCCTCCCCGAGGGCACCGAGATGGTCATGCCGGGCGACAACACCGACATCACGGTCGCGCTGATCCAGCCGGTCGCGATGGACGAGGGTCTGCGCTTCGCCATCCGCGAGGGTGGCCGGACCGTCGGTGCGGGTCAGGTCACCAAGATCAACAAGTGA